One region of Glycine max cultivar Williams 82 chromosome 9, Glycine_max_v4.0, whole genome shotgun sequence genomic DNA includes:
- the LOC100777368 gene encoding exostosin family protein codes for MMTGKQGFFSLRGSLLFLAVLTLLSFTYLSLKYSTPTPQVTNLSVEKLNDAPGTEKEEEGGGEEEEVPDTFHSPRVFKLNYEEMEKKFKVYIYPDGDPNTFYQTPRKLTGKYASEGYFFQNIRDSRFRTENPDEAHLFFIPISCHKMRGKGTSYENMTIIVQNYVESLISKYPYWNRTLGADHFFVTCHDVGVRATEGLEFLVKNSIRAVCSPSYDVGFIPHKDVALPQVLQPFALPAGGNDIENRTTLGFWAGHRNSKIRVILARVWENDTELDISNNRISRATGHLVYQKRFYRSKFCICPGGSQVNSARIADSIHYGCIPVILSNYYDLPFNDILDWNKFAVVLKESDVYQLKQILKNISDAEFVTLHNNLVKVQKHFQWNSPSIRFDAFHLVMYDLWLRHHTIKY; via the exons ATGATGACCGGGAAGCAAGGTTTCTTCTCTCTGCGAGGCTCACTCCTCTTCCTCGCAGTCCtcacacttttatctttcacctACCTTTCCCTCAAATACTCCACCCCAACACCCCAG GTTACCAACCTCTCGGTCGAGAAACTCAACGACGCGCCGGGAACCGAGAAGGAAGAGGAGggaggaggagaagaagaagaggttcCGGACACGTTCCACTCGCCGCGCGTATTCAAGCTGAACTATGAGGAAATGGAGAAGAAGTTCAAGGTTTATATATACCCAGATGGGGATCCCAACACGTTCTACCAGACGCCGAGGAAGCTCACCGGAAAGTATGCCAGTGAAGGCTATTTCTTCCAGAATATCAGAGACAGTCGCTTCCGCACCGAAAATCCCGATGAGGCACACCTCTTCTTCATTCCCATCTCGTGTCACAAGATGCGTGGCAAG GGCACGAGTTATGAGAATATGACAATAATTGTGCAAAATTATGTGGAGAGCTTGATATCCAAATATCCTTATTGGAATAGAACCTTGGGTGCTGATCACTTCTTTGTCACTTGTCATGATGTTGGTGTGAGGGCAACAGAAGGACTTGAGTTTCTTGTGAAGAATTCCATTCGAGCGGTGTGCTCCCCCAGCTATGATGTTGGATTCATTCCACATAAAGATGTCGCTCTCCCTCAAGTGCTACAGCCATTTGCTCTTCCTGCTGGTGGGAATGATATAGAAAACAG GACTACTCTTGGATTCTGGGCTGGTCATCGGAACTCTAAAATCAGAGTTATTCTTGCACGTGTGTGGGAAAATGACACAGAACTTGATATTTCAAACAATAGAATTAGTAGGGCTACTGGGCATCTAGTGTACCAGAAAAGATTTTACAGGAGTAAGTTTTGTATATGTCCTGGTGGATCACAGGTTAATAGTGCTCGGATAGCAGACTCTATCCATTATGGGTGTATTCCTG TGATATTGTCAAATTACTATGACCTTCCTTTCAATGATATTCTTGACTGGAACAAATTTGCCGTTGTACTCAAGGAGAGTGATGTTTACCAGCTTAAACAAATCCTCAAAAATATATCAGATGCTGAGTTTGTTACACTTCATAATAATTTGGTAAAG GTTCAGAAACACTTCCAATGGAATTCGCCCTCAATCAGATTTGATGCTTTCCATTTGGTTATGTATGACCTCTGGTTACGCCATCACACGATCAAATACTGA